CTGCTTTCAGTTCATCATCCTTGCCTTTTCCAACATAACGGAAGTGTTCTTTGAGTGATTCAATATCACAATTGGATGTAAACCAAGTTGGCAATCCTTCTGTATATCGCTTCTCTAATAGCGGCAACAATAATTGATCGCGATTCCATTCATTCACACTCTCTGCCCCAATATCATCTAAGACAAGAAACTTTGCACGCATCAATCGACCAAGTTCGATTTTGTATTCTGAAGTCTTCATCGTTGCGATGGCTCTTGTACAATATGTTGGATAATGCACAAAAGCTACCGTTTCGTTTTTGCGAGCATGATCATTTGTGGCACAAGCGGAAAGATATGTTTTCCCACTTCCCATTGTACCATGTAGATAAAGTCCTTGATTATGAATACTAGCACTTCTACAAGCTTCCCAAACAAGTAAGTATTCTTCCATCTCTTTGATTAAGTTGATTTTATCAAAAGATACTGTGTACATATTAGATGGCATATCATTTACACTAAACTTCTCTAGATGTGCTGTCTTTTCCATATATGCCCGTTGGAATTTACATGGTGTTTGTACATTTTGAAGAATACCATTATCCTCTAAGTCATCATAGTAACCCTTCACTCTCTGCTTGCATTGATTTAAGCCTGTACAGTGCAGGCATGGTTCAAAGCCTTTTCTCCATGCATGAATCTTCCATGGAGATGTGTTCAAATATCTTTCATTGAGTTTGTTTCTTTGAAACAGCTCGACAACTACAGGGTCTTTACGTAATTCATCTTGGAGCGATTGAGTTTCTTGTTTCTGCTGATCCGTCATCGGAATCTCTTTGATATTTAAGGCTTCCATGAATTACTCCTCTCCCTTCTGTAGTTTTTGTAATCGTTCTAATAGTTCTGCTGATGCGACTGTACCTTCTGGTAGAGTGCCATCTTCTTGTTGGCGTATATAGTCTGGCATGCCAATCTTAACACCGCTATTAACCTGCGGGGTTTGGCGAACAATTTTCTTACGCTGTTGTAGCGCTTGTTGTTTGGTAGTCACACCATCTCTAGCCCACTCTGCCGCAACCATATCCACAAAGTTACGATTCAAACGATTTTGAGAAATCTTTAGGATATGTTCAATCATCATGTTGATAACTTCATTGCTGAAATGCATGTCGATTGCTAGATGTTCTAAGATACTCTTTTCTAATTGGG
This genomic window from Solobacterium moorei contains:
- a CDS encoding ATP-binding protein, producing MEALNIKEIPMTDQQKQETQSLQDELRKDPVVVELFQRNKLNERYLNTSPWKIHAWRKGFEPCLHCTGLNQCKQRVKGYYDDLEDNGILQNVQTPCKFQRAYMEKTAHLEKFSVNDMPSNMYTVSFDKINLIKEMEEYLLVWEACRSASIHNQGLYLHGTMGSGKTYLSACATNDHARKNETVAFVHYPTYCTRAIATMKTSEYKIELGRLMRAKFLVLDDIGAESVNEWNRDQLLLPLLEKRYTEGLPTWFTSNCDIESLKEHFRYVGKGKDDELKAARIVERITSMAKIKTLTGKDRRKTL